One Salmo trutta chromosome 26, fSalTru1.1, whole genome shotgun sequence DNA window includes the following coding sequences:
- the LOC115163206 gene encoding frizzled-9, whose protein sequence is MEGSPLKILISLWCPLMIAAYSVELGTYDLERGRPAKCEPIVIPMCQGIGYNMTRMPNFMDHENQKEAAIKLNEFAPLVDYGCDVHLRFFLCSLYAPMCTDKVSTSIPACRPMCEQARQKCSPIMEKFHYAWPDSLDCSKLPTKNDPNALCMEAPENDTKTEIKKGEDMPFVPPRPRQPGSSNGRSMGSLGSCENPEKFHYVEKSQSCAPRCSSAVDVFWSRRDKDFAFIWMTVWSTLCFVSTAFTVLTFLLDPHRFQYPERPIIFLSMCYNVYSVAFIIRSVAGAENIACDRENGELYIIQEGLESTGCTIVFLILYYFGMASSIWWVILTLTWFLAAGKKWGHEAIESHSNYFHMAAWGIPALKTIVILTMRKVAGDELTGLCYVGSMDSGALTGFVLIPLSCYLVIGTSFVLTGFVALFHIRKVMKTEGTNTEKLEKLMVKIGIYSILYTVPATCVIICYFYERLNMDYWKFIGLEVKCVSFPGRRNEDCSLEASVPTVVVFMLKIFMSLVVGITSGVWVWSSKTLQTWQGLCSRKLASDRTSRKPCGSVSCSSTHCHYKAPAVVLNMPKTDPYSDSPTHV, encoded by the coding sequence ATGGAGGGGTCTCCTTTGAAGATACTGATTTCTCTCTGGTGTCCGCTCATGATTGCTGCCTACAGTGTGGAGCTAGGAACATACGACCTAGAACGAGGCAGACCAGCCAAATGCGAACCCATAGTAATTCCCATGTGCCAGGGCATTGGCTACAACATGACCAGAATGCCCAATTTTATGGACCATGAAAACCAAAAGGAGGCTGCCATCAAGCTGAATGAGTTTGCACCTCTGGTGGATTACGGCTGTGATGTGCACCTCCGTttcttcctctgctctctctacgCCCCAATGTGCACTGATAAAGTGTCTACCTCCATCCCAGCCTGCAGGCCCATGTGTGAGCAGGCCAGGCAGAAGTGCTCACCCATTATGGAGAAGTTCCACTACGCATGGCCTGACTCGCTGGATTGCTCCAAGCTCCCGACCAAGAATGACCCCAACGCGCTGTGCATGGAGGCTCCAGAGAACGACACCAAGACGGAGATCAAGAAGGGAGAGGACATGCCTTTTGTTCCCCCTCGGCCCAGGCAACCGGGTAGCAGTAACGGGCGCTCCATGGGCAGTCTTGGTTCCTGCGAGAACCCAGAGAAGTTCCATTACGTGGAGAAGAGCCAGTCGTGTGCTCCTCGCTGCTCTTCTGCAGTGGACGTGTTCTGGTCCAGACGGGACAAGGACTTTGCCTTCATCTGGATGACGGTGTGGTCAACACTCTGTTTTGTCTCCACGGCCTTCACCGTTCTCACCTTCCTCCTGGACCCCCACCGCTTCCAGTACCCCGAGCGGCCCATCATCTTCCTCTCTATGTGCTACAACGTCTACTCTGTGGCCTTCATCATCCGCTCAGTGGCCGGGGCCGAGAACATCGCCTGCGACCGGGAGAATGGCGAGCTCTACATCATCCAAGAGGGGCTGGAGTCCACAGGCTGCACCATCGTCTTCCTCATCCTCTACTACTTCGGTATGGCCTCGTCCATCTGGTGGGTCATCCTCACCCTCACCTGGTTCCTGGCCGCTGGTAAGAAGTGGGGCCACGAGGCCATTGAGTCCCACAGCAACTACTTCCACATGGCCGCCTGGGGCATCCCAGCTCTGAAGACCATCGTCATCCTCACCATGAGGAAGGTGGCAGGGGATGAGCTGACGGGTCTGTGCTACGTGGGCAGCATGGACTCTGGCGCGCTCACCGGCTTTGtgctcatccctctctcctgctacctGGTCATTGGCACGTCCTTCGTCCTCACCGGCTTTGTGGCGCTATTCCACATCCGCAAGGTGATGAAAACCGAAGGCACCAACACGGAGAAGCTGGAGAAGCTGATGGTGAAAATTGGCATTTACTCCATCCTGTACACAGTGCCCGCCACCTGCGTCATCATCTGCTACTTCTACGAGAGGCTTAACATGGATTACTGGAAGTTCATAGGTCTGGAGGTCAAGTGCGTGTCGTTCCCCGGGCGCCGGAACGAGGACTGCTCCCTGGAGGCGTCGGTGCCCACCGTCGTGGTGTTCATGCTGAAGATCTTCATGTCTCTGGTGGTGGGCATCACcagtggtgtgtgggtgtggagcTCCAAGACCCTGCAGACCTGGCAGGGCCTGTGCAGCAGGAAGCTGGCATCAGACAGGACTAGCAGGAAGCCCTGTGGCAGCGTGAGCTGCAGCAGCACACACTGTCATTACAAAGCCCCTGCCGTGGTGCTCAACATGCCCAAGACAGACCCTTACTCAGACAGCCCCACACATGTCTGA